A single region of the Gloeocapsa sp. PCC 73106 genome encodes:
- a CDS encoding alpha/beta hydrolase-fold protein — MANLVVEEHHQGWQKNLQVDDVFYDLYIPSRSLVGTILVLPGWNFPRTSWVENSELVKYADEYGYALILPEMGQTIYESSYYPETTMKWNSLPGGEFIKTRLIPEMQTRHNLLQTVQYNTLLGLSTGGRGVTLIALENPQIFKAGASLSGDFSQENMPADNLMRAVYGPIEEFEARWRGRDNPQARIKEWSIPLYLTHGSADEIVPESQSRLFYDSYREYHRDTGLVVYYPVVDAGHDYTFWNSQLPNIFEFFEKFRGLIN, encoded by the coding sequence ATGGCTAATCTTGTAGTTGAAGAACATCATCAGGGTTGGCAAAAAAACCTCCAGGTAGATGATGTTTTTTATGATCTCTATATACCCTCTCGTTCCTTGGTGGGAACTATACTAGTACTTCCAGGTTGGAATTTTCCCCGCACGAGTTGGGTAGAAAACTCTGAACTAGTTAAATACGCAGATGAGTACGGTTACGCCTTGATTTTGCCAGAAATGGGTCAAACCATCTACGAAAGCAGTTATTATCCCGAAACAACTATGAAGTGGAACTCGTTACCCGGTGGAGAGTTTATCAAAACTAGACTGATACCCGAGATGCAAACCAGACATAATTTACTTCAAACAGTACAATATAATACTCTATTGGGTTTATCTACTGGGGGTAGGGGTGTGACTTTAATCGCTTTAGAAAATCCTCAAATATTTAAAGCGGGCGCCAGTCTGTCGGGAGATTTTAGTCAAGAAAATATGCCCGCAGATAACCTGATGAGGGCTGTCTATGGACCAATAGAAGAGTTTGAGGCGCGTTGGAGAGGGCGCGATAATCCTCAAGCTAGGATCAAAGAATGGAGTATACCGCTATATCTGACCCACGGTAGCGCCGATGAGATTGTCCCAGAATCTCAAAGTCGTTTGTTTTATGATAGTTATCGGGAGTACCACCGAGATACAGGGCTAGTCGTCTATTACCCAGTAGTTGATGCAGGACACGATTACACTTTCTGGAATTCCCAATTACCCAATATATTTGAGTTTTTTGAAAAGTTTCGCGGTCTAATAAATTGA
- a CDS encoding FkbM family methyltransferase: MLHELLSDISILHDKNFILVDIGASGNPPQIWSAIAPLSYYVGFDPDSRELNEENSDNFRKFVMIKKIVTDDFSEQVNFFLTSYPYCSSMLKPDFEHCRHYSFTETFEVIDQTEFPATRLDTVIQELEIQAIDWLKLDSQGKDLDLFLSINPAIRARILAIDIEPGIVPFYEGENTFDETHKALVEEGFWLADIKLQNDGFPRINQSTRKVLADKQLNFDLLPVSPTALEARYFRTIEHLQLVGADLPDYVNLWAFALLDNKLGFALDVAVHIVDSYPSDSTGNLILDKTLKQVAIYQQR, encoded by the coding sequence GTGTTGCATGAATTATTGTCCGACATTTCTATTTTGCATGACAAGAACTTTATTCTGGTTGATATAGGCGCATCTGGCAACCCACCTCAGATTTGGAGTGCGATCGCTCCTTTATCTTACTATGTCGGCTTTGATCCAGACTCTAGAGAATTAAACGAGGAAAATTCCGACAATTTCCGCAAGTTTGTCATGATCAAAAAAATAGTGACAGATGACTTCTCTGAACAGGTCAATTTCTTTCTTACTTCCTATCCATACTGTTCAAGTATGCTTAAGCCAGATTTTGAGCATTGTAGACACTACAGTTTTACCGAAACATTTGAGGTCATAGATCAAACTGAGTTTCCAGCTACACGACTAGACACAGTTATTCAAGAACTAGAAATTCAGGCGATCGATTGGCTGAAATTAGATTCCCAAGGAAAGGATCTAGATCTGTTTTTAAGCATTAATCCTGCTATTAGAGCTAGAATCTTAGCCATCGATATTGAACCGGGTATTGTCCCTTTTTATGAAGGAGAAAACACATTTGATGAAACCCATAAAGCACTAGTTGAGGAAGGATTTTGGTTAGCCGACATCAAGCTACAAAATGATGGTTTTCCGAGAATCAATCAAAGTACCAGAAAAGTTCTTGCCGATAAGCAACTTAATTTTGATTTGTTACCTGTGAGTCCAACTGCTTTGGAGGCAAGGTATTTTAGAACGATAGAACATCTACAATTAGTAGGTGCCGATCTCCCTGATTATGTTAACCTTTGGGCATTTGCCTTGTTAGATAACAAACTCGGTTTTGCCCTCGATGTCGCTGTGCATATTGTTGATTCTTATCCATCAGATTCTACAGGCAATTTGATACTAGATAAAACTCTTAAACAAGTTGCCATCTATCAACAGCGTTAG
- a CDS encoding type II toxin-antitoxin system VapC family toxin, with the protein MSRYILDTDHVSLILYNHPQVLAKDQQYQADITIITVQELFNGWVGKINDPSRINDLPALYSRLWITVKYLQTVEILNFTPEADDCLKLLLKDHPPLRKNRLQKDLRIAAIALSLNAIVVTRNQQDFAQVPGLSIVDWTL; encoded by the coding sequence TTGTCTCGATACATTCTCGATACCGATCATGTTTCACTGATCCTTTATAACCATCCTCAAGTTCTGGCCAAGGATCAACAGTATCAGGCTGATATCACAATTATCACAGTACAAGAACTGTTCAATGGTTGGGTGGGAAAAATTAACGATCCCTCACGAATCAATGATTTGCCCGCTCTTTACTCAAGACTTTGGATCACTGTAAAATATCTTCAAACAGTTGAGATATTAAACTTCACACCAGAGGCCGATGATTGTCTCAAACTTTTATTAAAAGATCATCCTCCCTTACGCAAAAACCGTTTGCAAAAAGATTTGCGGATTGCTGCTATTGCCCTGTCACTGAATGCCATAGTTGTTACTCGTAACCAGCAAGATTTTGCTCAAGTACCTGGACTCAGTATTGTAGACTGGACGCTTTAG
- a CDS encoding cupin domain-containing protein, producing the protein MSTQSLWQPQKINATLLKRVAVLQSSLTWYPTDFPGIWFGCFESDHEVQDHPVTMLTRFDPGGFFHLHGHAGGEEILVLKGNFKDEMGVHTPGTYMLNPEGFIHTPYSEEGCLTFVKLRQHGGKTRQQIRTNIFDGFWQPGMTPQIEVQPLYEQPGYLEKAWIERWQPGALLSNVVETEIKEIFVIEGNWSDELGSYPEGSWLRYPPNYAYSPFSETGCLIYVKTYPVTNPARFLVSEDFRQPYEI; encoded by the coding sequence ATGTCTACTCAATCTCTGTGGCAACCCCAAAAAATTAACGCAACCTTGCTGAAGCGGGTAGCGGTATTACAGTCATCATTAACTTGGTATCCGACGGACTTTCCTGGTATTTGGTTTGGTTGTTTCGAGTCTGATCACGAAGTTCAAGATCACCCGGTGACTATGCTGACTCGGTTCGATCCAGGTGGCTTTTTTCATCTCCATGGACATGCAGGAGGAGAAGAAATTCTTGTACTTAAAGGAAACTTTAAAGATGAAATGGGCGTACATACACCGGGAACTTACATGCTTAACCCAGAAGGCTTTATTCACACCCCCTACAGTGAGGAGGGTTGTCTAACCTTCGTTAAATTACGGCAACATGGTGGCAAAACTCGCCAGCAAATTAGGACAAATATTTTCGATGGCTTCTGGCAACCTGGTATGACCCCTCAAATTGAGGTTCAGCCTCTTTACGAACAACCGGGTTACTTAGAAAAAGCCTGGATTGAACGTTGGCAACCTGGTGCTTTACTATCCAATGTAGTAGAAACTGAGATTAAAGAAATCTTTGTCATAGAAGGAAATTGGAGTGATGAATTAGGAAGTTACCCAGAAGGTAGTTGGCTCAGGTATCCACCCAATTATGCTTATAGTCCTTTCTCAGAAACTGGTTGTTTGATTTATGTTAAAACTTATCCGGTTACTAATCCTGCAAGGTTTTTGGTTAGTGAAGATTTCCGGCAACCTTACGAAATCTAG
- the psaK gene encoding photosystem I reaction center subunit PsaK — protein MILAAIPQTSTWSFSVALVMILANLFAIAVGRFAIKSPGVGPDLPVNKPGLWRNFGIPELLATASLGHILGAGMILGLSNAGVL, from the coding sequence ATGATTCTTGCCGCTATTCCTCAGACGTCAACTTGGAGCTTTTCTGTAGCTCTAGTGATGATTTTAGCTAATTTATTTGCGATCGCTGTTGGTCGTTTTGCCATCAAGAGTCCTGGTGTTGGTCCGGATCTTCCCGTCAATAAACCCGGACTGTGGCGTAATTTTGGGATTCCTGAGTTATTGGCTACCGCTAGCCTTGGTCATATCCTAGGTGCTGGAATGATTTTAGGACTATCTAACGCGGGTGTCCTTTAA
- a CDS encoding ABC transporter permease: protein MYRYLLNRLFIALITLIIISLVIYLILSLAPGDPLGEFATNPSITPEIRENIRKSLGLDQPIHLRYYKWLSAFLQGNLGYSFISLTPVSNLILDRLPTTIWIVGTAYCLALIIALPLGVIAALKRSSWLDSLINLIAFIGLSLPTFFTGLILIIIFSVQLKWLPFIYQSTLQVKDLTSFMNQIKQSIMPITVLALYQAAILIRFIRTAVLEEINQEYVRTAYAKGLSQFAVLVKHILRNALIPIVTLIALELPGIFTGALVTEQVFRVPGIGALLIDSINRSDTPVVMGITFISAILIVSFNLVADLIYLLVDPRVKYNKF from the coding sequence ATGTATAGATACTTATTAAACCGCTTATTTATTGCTTTAATTACTTTAATTATTATCAGTCTGGTTATCTATTTGATTCTCTCTCTAGCCCCAGGGGATCCCTTAGGAGAATTCGCCACCAATCCGTCAATCACTCCAGAAATAAGAGAAAATATCCGTAAATCTCTCGGTTTAGATCAACCCATTCATCTGCGCTACTATAAATGGCTTTCAGCTTTTTTACAAGGCAATCTTGGCTATTCTTTTATTAGTTTGACTCCCGTAAGTAACTTGATTTTAGATCGTTTACCCACGACTATTTGGATTGTTGGTACCGCTTATTGCTTGGCTTTAATTATAGCTTTACCCTTGGGGGTTATCGCGGCGCTTAAGCGCTCTTCTTGGCTAGATAGTTTGATTAATTTGATCGCATTTATTGGATTATCTTTACCTACTTTTTTCACTGGATTAATCTTAATTATTATTTTTAGTGTTCAATTAAAATGGTTACCTTTTATTTACCAAAGTACCCTACAAGTAAAAGATTTGACAAGTTTTATGAACCAAATTAAACAATCAATTATGCCCATTACCGTATTAGCTTTGTATCAAGCAGCTATCTTAATTCGTTTTATTCGTACTGCCGTTTTAGAAGAAATTAACCAGGAATATGTGCGTACCGCCTACGCTAAAGGACTTTCTCAATTTGCCGTGTTGGTTAAACATATCTTGCGCAATGCTTTAATCCCTATAGTGACTTTAATCGCTTTAGAACTCCCAGGTATCTTCACTGGGGCTTTAGTTACAGAACAAGTTTTTCGTGTTCCGGGTATTGGCGCTTTATTAATCGATTCTATTAATCGTAGTGATACACCAGTAGTTATGGGTATAACTTTTATCTCTGCTATATTAATAGTCAGTTTTAATCTGGTGGCTGATTTAATTTATCTTCTTGTTGATCCAAGGGTAAAATACAATAAGTTTTAA
- a CDS encoding PspA/IM30 family protein, with amino-acid sequence MNSLDRIWGIFRSTFNSIIGIEEDPEKILETAIEQLEQDLIFLRQSLAQAIALSKRTERQIKHNEAYAQQWYHRAQIALAQQLEDLARESLFRRQSHLSQIDILQEQIQQQTVTINQLRDQLRLLEGKVSEMKLKKDLYIARSRSAATSQKLASLGNLEALEKIEQRLLELEAQAELNLDPLEAKFKDLQINSKVEAELTKLKINQTPESEEIKRLRAEIENL; translated from the coding sequence ATGAACTCGCTAGATCGCATCTGGGGAATATTTCGTAGTACTTTTAATAGTATAATAGGGATAGAAGAAGATCCTGAAAAAATCTTAGAAACAGCTATAGAACAATTAGAACAAGATTTAATCTTCTTGCGTCAATCCCTCGCTCAGGCGATCGCCCTCTCTAAGCGTACCGAGCGTCAAATTAAACACAATGAAGCCTACGCTCAACAGTGGTATCATCGCGCTCAGATTGCCCTCGCACAACAACTAGAAGACTTAGCGCGAGAATCTCTGTTTCGACGTCAATCACACTTGAGTCAAATTGATATACTACAAGAGCAAATACAACAGCAAACCGTGACGATTAATCAACTCCGAGACCAACTCCGTCTACTTGAGGGTAAAGTCTCGGAGATGAAGCTAAAAAAAGATTTATATATAGCTAGATCTCGATCAGCCGCCACCTCTCAAAAATTAGCAAGCTTAGGAAATTTAGAAGCATTAGAAAAAATAGAACAAAGACTTTTAGAATTAGAAGCACAAGCTGAATTAAATCTTGACCCTCTCGAAGCCAAATTCAAAGATCTACAAATTAACTCTAAAGTTGAAGCAGAACTAACTAAACTTAAAATAAATCAAACTCCCGAAAGCGAAGAAATAAAACGCTTAAGAGCAGAAATAGAGAATCTATAA
- the aqpZ gene encoding aquaporin Z: MNTKSYVAEFIGTFWLVLGGCGSAVISAAYTETAIKGGEAELSLSSGIGVLGVAIAFGLTVVSGAYAFGNISGAHFNPAVSFGLFAARKFPGSQLLPYIIAQVLGGIAAGAFLLLIAHGTESFAINPSDANPLATNGFGAHSPNGYDVFTCFITEVVMTFMFLVTILGVTSRAISKGFAPLGIGLTLTLIHLISIPITNTSVNPARSTGVALFAGGELIAQLWMFWLAPILGGVLAGLFYDRVYAELDEPEEAKL; encoded by the coding sequence ATGAATACTAAATCATATGTAGCCGAATTCATCGGTACTTTTTGGCTAGTTTTAGGAGGTTGCGGGAGTGCGGTTATTTCAGCCGCTTATACCGAAACAGCGATTAAAGGAGGAGAAGCCGAATTATCCTTATCTTCAGGTATCGGGGTTTTGGGAGTAGCTATAGCCTTTGGTTTGACCGTAGTCAGTGGTGCTTACGCTTTCGGTAATATTTCTGGAGCGCACTTTAACCCGGCGGTTTCTTTCGGTTTATTTGCAGCTAGAAAATTCCCCGGTTCTCAACTGTTACCCTATATTATCGCTCAAGTTTTGGGTGGTATTGCCGCTGGGGCGTTTCTGTTACTAATCGCTCATGGAACCGAGAGTTTTGCTATCAATCCCAGTGATGCTAATCCTCTAGCAACCAATGGTTTTGGCGCTCATTCCCCCAACGGCTACGATGTGTTTACTTGCTTTATAACTGAGGTAGTAATGACCTTTATGTTTTTGGTAACCATCTTAGGGGTAACTTCTCGCGCGATTTCTAAGGGTTTTGCTCCCCTGGGTATTGGTTTAACCCTAACTCTGATCCATTTGATTTCTATCCCAATTACCAACACTTCCGTCAATCCTGCGCGTAGTACTGGAGTAGCTCTCTTTGCTGGTGGCGAGCTGATCGCTCAATTATGGATGTTTTGGCTCGCACCTATCTTAGGAGGAGTATTAGCGGGATTGTTTTACGATCGCGTTTATGCAGAATTAGACGAACCAGAAGAAGCAAAACTCTAA
- a CDS encoding sugar porter family MFS transporter, which produces MEDSTPDSGSPRAGSVLFIFLIAGVAALGGFLFGFDTAVINGAVKALQLHFQSGPLLTGLMVSLALLGSAAGALAAGPLADRFGRIKVMVIAAIMFAVSALGSGIPFTIWDFIFWRTLGGVGVGFASVIAPAYIAEVAPARLRGRLGSLQQLAIVTGIFIALMSNFLIAFLAGSAENPWLFNITAWRWMFWTEIPPAVLYAVAALMIPESPRFLVAQGKEAKAASILRKIEGGDVTELVNNIKASLVRERKPSFRDIMGRNGLLPIVWIGIGLSVLQQFVGINVIFYYSTVLWRSVGFDEGDALLITMITGLVNIVTTLIAIATVDRFGRKPLLLLGSIGMTLTLGTLTVVFSNAPLVDGQPSLTGAGGITALLAANLYVFCFGFSWGPVVWVLLGEMFNNKIRAAALSVAACMQWVANFIVSTSFPPLLASIGLGGAYGLYTIAAAISIFFVLFFIKETKGKTLEQM; this is translated from the coding sequence ATGGAAGATTCAACACCAGATTCAGGATCTCCTCGCGCTGGGAGTGTGCTGTTTATCTTTTTAATCGCAGGTGTAGCAGCATTAGGTGGTTTTCTCTTCGGCTTTGATACAGCAGTAATTAACGGCGCTGTCAAAGCTTTACAACTACATTTTCAAAGTGGCCCGTTGTTAACCGGGTTAATGGTGTCTTTAGCTTTATTAGGCTCAGCCGCAGGAGCTTTAGCTGCCGGTCCCTTAGCCGATCGCTTTGGACGCATTAAGGTCATGGTCATAGCGGCGATTATGTTTGCCGTGAGCGCTCTAGGTTCGGGTATTCCCTTCACAATTTGGGATTTTATCTTTTGGCGCACCCTAGGCGGTGTGGGGGTAGGATTTGCCAGTGTGATCGCTCCCGCTTATATCGCCGAAGTTGCTCCAGCTAGATTACGGGGAAGATTAGGCTCTCTCCAACAATTGGCGATCGTCACTGGGATTTTTATTGCTTTGATGAGTAACTTTTTGATCGCTTTTCTGGCAGGATCGGCAGAAAACCCCTGGTTATTCAATATCACAGCTTGGCGCTGGATGTTTTGGACGGAAATTCCCCCAGCGGTTTTATACGCTGTTGCCGCTTTAATGATTCCCGAATCCCCACGTTTTCTGGTAGCTCAAGGAAAAGAGGCCAAAGCCGCTTCGATTCTGCGCAAAATAGAGGGAGGAGATGTAACCGAGCTAGTCAATAATATCAAAGCCAGTCTAGTTAGGGAGCGCAAGCCCAGTTTTAGGGACATTATGGGCAGAAATGGTTTACTCCCCATAGTTTGGATAGGTATCGGCTTATCGGTATTGCAGCAATTCGTCGGTATTAACGTGATCTTTTACTACAGTACGGTGCTGTGGCGTTCCGTTGGTTTTGACGAAGGTGACGCCCTGCTGATTACGATGATTACCGGTTTGGTAAATATCGTCACGACTTTGATTGCGATCGCTACCGTCGACCGCTTTGGACGTAAACCCTTACTCCTACTGGGTTCCATTGGTATGACTTTGACCTTGGGAACTTTGACAGTAGTGTTTAGCAACGCTCCTCTTGTTGACGGTCAACCCTCTTTAACTGGTGCTGGAGGTATAACCGCTTTATTAGCGGCTAACTTATACGTGTTCTGTTTTGGTTTTTCCTGGGGACCTGTGGTATGGGTACTCCTGGGAGAAATGTTTAACAACAAAATTAGGGCCGCTGCTTTATCTGTAGCTGCATGTATGCAGTGGGTCGCTAACTTTATTGTTTCCACCAGTTTCCCACCCTTACTAGCATCGATTGGACTAGGTGGTGCCTATGGTTTATATACCATCGCCGCGGCTATTTCGATTTTCTTTGTACTCTTTTTCATCAAAGAAACTAAGGGTAAAACTCTAGAACAGATGTAG
- a CDS encoding glucokinase yields MTTVLAGDIGGTKTILRLVQVGDISLGKKCPKLSLIGEETYPSRSFPDLVPMIKKFLATINTEIKLEKACFGIAGPVINNTSELTNLRWVLNSDRLAKELDIKQVELINDFQAIGYGVLTLETEDIHTLQSAPSDANAPIAVLGAGTGLGQGFLIPLGEEKYRVFPSEGAHGDFSPRSDLEFQLVNYIKEKFQLERVSIERVVSGQGIAAIYQFLRDQNPSLESPQMAKIYETWEAELGKSEKTVDLAAAVSQGAHSGSDYLCEQTMKLFMEAYGCEAGNLALKLLPYGGVYIAGGIAGKNLDLITQGHFMQTFHQKGRLSPLMAKFPVYVVLNPKVGLMGAALRAFQLEN; encoded by the coding sequence ATGACTACTGTACTCGCCGGAGATATTGGGGGAACTAAAACGATCTTGAGATTAGTTCAAGTGGGTGATATTAGTCTGGGAAAAAAATGTCCCAAATTAAGCTTAATAGGAGAAGAGACTTATCCAAGTAGATCTTTTCCAGATCTAGTCCCCATGATCAAAAAGTTTTTAGCAACAATAAACACAGAAATCAAACTAGAAAAAGCCTGCTTTGGTATTGCAGGACCAGTAATAAATAACACCTCAGAATTAACGAATTTAAGGTGGGTATTAAATAGCGATCGCCTAGCAAAAGAATTAGACATTAAACAGGTTGAACTAATCAACGACTTTCAAGCCATCGGTTATGGGGTTTTAACCTTAGAGACTGAAGATATCCATACCCTGCAATCTGCCCCCAGTGATGCTAACGCTCCGATAGCAGTATTAGGAGCAGGAACGGGTTTAGGACAAGGATTTTTAATACCCCTAGGAGAAGAAAAATATCGCGTCTTTCCTAGTGAAGGAGCTCACGGAGACTTTTCGCCTCGCTCTGACTTGGAATTTCAACTAGTCAATTACATAAAAGAAAAATTTCAACTAGAAAGAGTCTCCATCGAAAGAGTCGTTTCCGGGCAAGGAATAGCGGCAATTTACCAGTTTTTACGAGATCAGAATCCCTCTTTAGAGTCGCCGCAGATGGCAAAGATTTATGAAACCTGGGAAGCTGAACTAGGTAAAAGCGAGAAAACCGTAGATTTAGCCGCAGCGGTATCTCAAGGAGCTCACTCTGGTAGCGACTATCTCTGTGAACAAACGATGAAACTGTTTATGGAAGCCTACGGTTGCGAAGCGGGCAATTTGGCTCTCAAATTGTTGCCCTATGGAGGTGTATATATAGCTGGAGGAATTGCGGGCAAAAATTTAGACCTGATCACCCAGGGACATTTTATGCAAACTTTTCACCAAAAAGGACGCCTCAGCCCATTGATGGCGAAATTTCCCGTATACGTAGTGCTCAACCCCAAGGTAGGGCTAATGGGAGCCGCTTTACGCGCTTTTCAATTAGAAAATTAG
- a CDS encoding APC family permease, with the protein MIKTENPRLIGLVTAISLVMANMIGTGVFTSLGYQAIAIQSSFVLLFLWFVGGIYALCGALSYGELAAAMPRSGGEYHYLSRIYHPAVGFLSGWVSVTVGFAAPIALAAIAFSQYVNAVFTAIPAQPLALIAVVVISLIHTRNLKVGSQFQDSFTLLKIILIVIFIICGLLLAKPQPLDLIPNTDSVNQIFSSSFAISLAYVTYSYSGWNAAIYPAGEVKNPEKNLPRSLLMGTAIVMLLYLLLNFVFLYATPFDSIQALEEKEKIAALAAQYIFGPVGGKIISLLIAFGLISTISAMVWAGPRVTQVIGEDIPFFQLLARKNSRGIPDYAILLQLIIVLVLLITSSFDDVVTYLEFTLILSSFFTVLGVFIHRWRYPNIALPYRTWGYPFTPIVFLGISLWVLVFIFTGRPYQSLAGLFTIFLGLPVYFLASRNKLA; encoded by the coding sequence ATGATTAAAACAGAAAACCCGCGTCTAATCGGTTTAGTGACGGCTATTTCTCTAGTCATGGCTAACATGATAGGAACTGGTGTGTTTACTAGTTTAGGCTATCAAGCGATCGCAATCCAATCGAGTTTTGTTTTATTGTTTCTCTGGTTTGTGGGGGGTATCTACGCTCTATGTGGTGCCTTGTCTTACGGAGAGCTAGCAGCGGCGATGCCACGTTCAGGTGGAGAATATCATTATCTTTCTAGAATATACCATCCCGCGGTAGGGTTTTTGTCGGGTTGGGTGTCCGTAACCGTGGGTTTTGCCGCTCCTATAGCTTTAGCCGCGATCGCCTTTAGTCAATATGTCAATGCTGTGTTTACGGCAATACCAGCCCAACCCCTAGCTTTGATCGCTGTAGTAGTAATTTCTTTGATTCACACTCGTAATTTAAAAGTCGGGAGTCAATTTCAAGACAGCTTTACTCTACTCAAAATCATTTTAATAGTGATTTTTATTATCTGTGGTCTATTACTAGCTAAACCTCAGCCTTTGGATTTAATTCCCAACACTGATAGCGTAAACCAGATATTTAGTTCATCTTTTGCTATTTCTTTAGCTTACGTTACCTATTCTTACTCCGGATGGAACGCTGCTATTTATCCTGCAGGGGAAGTTAAAAATCCTGAGAAAAACCTGCCGCGATCGCTCTTGATGGGCACGGCGATCGTTATGTTATTATACTTACTACTCAATTTTGTCTTTCTCTACGCCACACCTTTTGACTCAATACAAGCCCTAGAAGAAAAAGAAAAAATAGCAGCTTTAGCCGCCCAGTATATTTTTGGTCCAGTGGGAGGTAAAATCATCAGCTTACTCATCGCTTTTGGACTCATTTCCACTATTAGCGCCATGGTATGGGCGGGTCCCCGCGTAACCCAGGTAATTGGGGAAGATATCCCATTTTTCCAATTATTAGCCCGAAAAAATAGTCGTGGCATCCCTGACTATGCTATTCTATTACAGCTAATCATTGTATTAGTGCTCTTAATTACCTCAAGTTTTGACGACGTCGTCACTTACTTAGAGTTCACTCTGATTTTGTCTTCCTTCTTCACCGTTTTAGGAGTATTCATCCACAGATGGAGATATCCTAATATTGCCCTTCCTTATCGTACCTGGGGTTATCCCTTTACTCCCATAGTTTTTCTCGGTATTAGTCTATGGGTTTTAGTCTTCATCTTCACCGGAAGACCTTATCAATCCTTGGCTGGTTTATTCACTATTTTCTTGGGATTACCCGTTTATTTTCTCGCCTCTAGAAACAAGTTAGCTTAA